In Isoptericola jiangsuensis, the following proteins share a genomic window:
- a CDS encoding primosomal protein has translation MTADPRAALDRFVAALEGHLHAVETRRAEDDPAVDDAYEVLADAFEVYEDALAQVYTEVTPFYLDDGEDDDEDDEDDDEDEDDDDLDDDLDDADASAR, from the coding sequence ATGACCGCTGACCCGCGTGCCGCGTTGGACCGCTTCGTCGCCGCACTCGAGGGGCACCTCCACGCCGTGGAGACCCGCCGAGCCGAGGACGACCCCGCCGTCGACGACGCCTACGAGGTGCTCGCCGACGCGTTCGAGGTGTACGAGGACGCCCTCGCCCAGGTGTACACGGAGGTGACGCCGTTCTACCTGGACGACGGGGAGGACGACGACGAGGACGACGAGGACGACGACGAGGACGAGGACGACGACGACCTCGACGACGACCTCGACGACGCGGACGCCAGCGCGCGCTGA
- a CDS encoding aldo/keto reductase: MERRQVGTSGLRVSALGLGTMTWGRDTDEVDAADVLRTFLDAGGDLVDTAASYADGDAERVLGGLLAGRVDRDDVVIVTKAGVRHGLEGARRDASRGGLLGELDASLGRLGTDHVDLFLVACPDPVTPLEETVSALRLAVTSGRARYVGLSNHPAWASARAATLLADDGVGLAALELEYSLLQRGLEREIAPAAAALGLGVLAWSPLGRGVLTGKYRRSVPATSRAASDHLAGFVAQYLEDAAAAAVVEAVATAADGLGRAPLEVALAWLLDRPVVASAVVGARTPAQLKGTLGALDLALPQEVRGALDDVSAIEVGYPERW; this comes from the coding sequence ATGGAACGACGGCAGGTGGGCACCTCGGGCCTTCGGGTCTCCGCGCTCGGGCTGGGGACGATGACCTGGGGCCGCGACACCGACGAGGTGGACGCCGCGGACGTGCTGCGCACGTTCCTCGACGCCGGCGGCGACCTCGTCGACACCGCCGCGTCGTACGCCGACGGGGACGCCGAGCGCGTCCTCGGCGGGCTGCTCGCCGGACGCGTCGACCGCGACGACGTGGTGATCGTCACCAAGGCCGGGGTGCGCCACGGCCTGGAGGGCGCCCGCCGGGACGCCTCCCGCGGCGGCCTGCTCGGCGAGCTCGACGCCTCGCTGGGCCGGCTCGGCACCGACCACGTCGACCTGTTCCTCGTGGCGTGCCCCGACCCGGTGACCCCCCTGGAGGAGACGGTGTCCGCGCTGCGGCTCGCCGTCACGAGCGGCCGGGCACGCTACGTGGGGCTGTCCAACCACCCCGCGTGGGCATCGGCGCGGGCCGCGACCCTGCTGGCCGACGACGGGGTGGGACTCGCCGCCCTCGAGCTCGAGTACTCGCTGCTGCAGCGCGGCCTGGAGCGGGAGATCGCGCCCGCCGCGGCGGCGCTCGGCCTCGGCGTGCTGGCCTGGTCGCCGCTGGGTCGCGGCGTGCTCACGGGCAAGTACCGCCGCTCGGTCCCCGCGACGTCACGGGCGGCGTCGGACCACCTGGCCGGGTTCGTCGCCCAGTACCTGGAGGACGCCGCGGCGGCCGCCGTGGTCGAGGCCGTGGCGACCGCCGCCGACGGCCTGGGCCGGGCACCCCTGGAGGTCGCGCTCGCCTGGCTGCTCGACCGGCCCGTGGTCGCCTCGGCCGTCGTGGGGGCGCGCACCCCCGCCCAGCTCAAGGGGACGCTCGGCGCCCTCGACCTCGCGCTGCCGCAGGAGGTCCGGGGCGCGCTCGACGACGTCTCCGCCATCGAGGTCGGCTACCCCGAGCGCTGGTAG
- the uppP gene encoding undecaprenyl-diphosphatase UppP yields the protein MSPWEAILLGLVQGLTEFLPISSSAHLRIVGELIGGVDPGALFTAVSQIGTETAVLLYYRRTIRDVCVGWWTSLRGDHGPDWRSRMGAHDPDARMAWYIALGSIPIVVLGLLFQDAIETSLRNLWITVVMLVVFAVLLDVADRLGRRERQIDELTPRRAIGFGLAQSLALVPGVSRSGGTITAGLAMGFTRKAAADYSFLLAVPAVLGSGFYQIAKAAAGDAAPGSADAVDIVLATLVAFVVGYVVLIGFLKIISTYSYRPFVYYRYALAALVIVLLLTGVLEADSGAHL from the coding sequence GTGAGTCCTTGGGAAGCGATCCTCCTCGGCCTGGTGCAGGGCCTGACCGAGTTCCTGCCGATCTCCTCCAGCGCGCACCTGCGCATCGTGGGGGAGCTGATCGGCGGCGTGGACCCGGGTGCCCTGTTCACGGCCGTCTCGCAGATCGGCACGGAGACCGCCGTCCTGCTGTACTACCGGCGCACCATCCGCGACGTCTGCGTGGGGTGGTGGACGTCCCTGCGCGGCGACCACGGACCCGACTGGCGCTCCCGCATGGGCGCGCACGACCCGGACGCGCGCATGGCCTGGTACATCGCGCTGGGCTCGATCCCCATCGTCGTGCTGGGCCTGCTGTTCCAGGACGCGATCGAGACGTCCCTGCGCAACCTCTGGATCACGGTGGTCATGCTGGTGGTCTTCGCCGTGCTGCTGGACGTCGCCGACCGGCTCGGGCGGCGGGAGCGCCAGATCGACGAGCTGACGCCGAGGCGGGCGATCGGGTTCGGCCTCGCGCAGTCCCTCGCGCTGGTGCCGGGCGTGTCCCGCTCCGGCGGCACGATCACCGCGGGCCTGGCGATGGGCTTCACCCGCAAGGCCGCCGCGGACTACTCGTTCCTGCTCGCCGTCCCGGCGGTGCTCGGCTCCGGCTTCTACCAGATCGCCAAGGCCGCGGCCGGGGACGCCGCACCCGGGTCGGCGGACGCCGTCGACATCGTCCTGGCGACGCTCGTCGCGTTCGTCGTCGGGTACGTCGTCCTCATCGGGTTCCTCAAGATCATCTCGACGTACTCCTACCGGCCGTTCGTCTACTACCGGTACGCCCTCGCGGCGCTCGTGATCGTCCTGCTGCTCACCGGCGTGCTGGAGGCGGACTCCGGGGCGCACCTGTGA
- the mshC gene encoding cysteine--1-D-myo-inosityl 2-amino-2-deoxy-alpha-D-glucopyranoside ligase — protein MRSWPFPQIPELPAPADGHRPVVRVHDTTTGELVDPAPGPTARSYVCGITPYDATHLGHAATYVAFDLLHRAWLDAGKDVTYCSNVTDVDDPLLERADATGVDWRDLARDQIALFGEDMTALGVVPPQPWTGVVEHVDAIADAVAQMLADGSAYRVPVEPGAGGDDPGLGDVYADLGADPAFGTVSGYDDATMATLFAERGGDPDREGKKNALDPLLWRRERPGEPTWEAGVLGTGRPGWHVECSVIARDGLGLPFDVQGGGADLVFPHHEMSVSHGRVLAGPGSAPRVHAHAALVSYEGHKMSKSRGNLVLVSRLRADGVDPMAVRLGVLAHHYRCEWEWTDAVLAEGVARLERWRAAVSGNGGPDATDLLADLRAALADDLDAPRALAAVDAWAERSLAPGRDTSGDDEGAPGVVARAVNALLGIRL, from the coding sequence GTGCGTTCCTGGCCCTTCCCCCAGATCCCCGAGCTCCCCGCCCCCGCCGACGGGCACCGTCCCGTCGTGCGCGTGCACGACACCACGACGGGTGAGCTGGTCGACCCGGCGCCCGGACCCACCGCCCGCAGCTACGTGTGCGGCATCACCCCCTACGACGCCACGCACCTGGGGCACGCCGCGACCTACGTCGCGTTCGACCTGCTGCACCGCGCGTGGCTCGACGCCGGCAAGGACGTCACCTACTGCTCCAACGTCACGGACGTCGACGACCCGCTGCTGGAGCGCGCCGACGCCACCGGGGTCGACTGGCGCGACCTCGCGCGCGACCAGATCGCGTTGTTCGGCGAGGACATGACGGCGCTCGGCGTCGTCCCGCCGCAGCCCTGGACGGGCGTCGTGGAGCACGTCGACGCCATCGCCGACGCGGTCGCGCAGATGCTCGCCGACGGCTCCGCCTACCGGGTCCCGGTCGAGCCCGGCGCGGGCGGCGACGACCCCGGCCTCGGCGACGTGTACGCCGACCTGGGCGCCGACCCGGCGTTCGGCACGGTCTCCGGCTACGACGACGCCACGATGGCGACGCTGTTCGCCGAGCGCGGCGGCGACCCCGACCGCGAGGGCAAGAAGAACGCCCTGGACCCGCTGCTGTGGCGGCGCGAGCGCCCGGGCGAGCCCACCTGGGAGGCGGGCGTGCTCGGCACGGGCCGACCCGGCTGGCACGTCGAGTGCTCCGTCATCGCGCGCGACGGCCTCGGGCTGCCGTTCGACGTCCAGGGCGGGGGAGCGGACCTCGTGTTCCCCCACCACGAGATGTCGGTCTCCCACGGCCGCGTCCTGGCCGGGCCCGGCAGCGCGCCGCGCGTCCACGCGCACGCCGCGCTCGTGTCCTACGAGGGCCACAAGATGAGCAAGTCCCGCGGCAACCTCGTGCTCGTGTCGCGGCTGCGCGCCGACGGCGTCGACCCCATGGCGGTCCGCCTCGGGGTCCTGGCCCACCACTACCGCTGCGAGTGGGAGTGGACCGACGCGGTCCTCGCGGAGGGCGTCGCCCGCCTGGAGCGCTGGCGTGCCGCCGTCTCGGGCAACGGCGGCCCGGACGCGACCGACCTGCTGGCGGACCTGCGCGCCGCCCTGGCCGACGACCTCGACGCCCCCCGCGCGCTCGCGGCCGTCGACGCCTGGGCCGAGCGGTCGCTCGCGCCGGGCCGGGACACCTCCGGCGACGACGAGGGCGCCCCCGGGGTCGTGGCGCGCGCCGTCAACGCGCTGCTCGGCATCCGCCTCTGA
- a CDS encoding PAC2 family protein, which translates to MSTEQPVGRHGARRTVMIAAFEGWNDAGGAASSAIEHLTEVWGASLHSELDPEDFHDFQVNRPMVGPGPDGRRIIAWPTTTISVAELPERRVVLVHGIEPSFRWRAFCAEILDAAEELGVSTVVTLGALLADVPHTRPIPMSASTESEGLQAVLDVEPSTYEGPTGIVGVLQHEAAARDLQAVSLWAAVPHYVANPPSPKATLAILARIEELLATPVPLGDLPEDAEAWQAGVDELAGEDAEIAEYVAQLEEAKDAVELPEASGEAIAREFERYLRRRDPGAGPDKRGGQPEL; encoded by the coding sequence ATGAGCACGGAGCAGCCTGTCGGCCGCCACGGAGCACGTCGGACCGTCATGATCGCCGCTTTCGAGGGCTGGAACGACGCGGGTGGGGCAGCCTCCTCCGCGATCGAGCACCTGACGGAGGTGTGGGGCGCGTCCCTGCACTCCGAGCTGGACCCGGAGGACTTCCACGACTTCCAGGTGAACCGGCCGATGGTGGGTCCGGGGCCCGACGGGCGCCGCATCATCGCGTGGCCGACGACGACGATCTCGGTCGCGGAGCTCCCCGAGCGGCGGGTGGTGCTGGTGCACGGCATCGAGCCGTCGTTCCGCTGGCGGGCGTTCTGCGCGGAGATCCTGGACGCCGCCGAGGAGCTGGGGGTGAGCACCGTCGTCACCCTGGGCGCCCTGCTCGCGGACGTGCCGCACACGCGCCCGATCCCGATGTCCGCGTCGACGGAGAGCGAGGGGCTGCAGGCCGTCCTCGACGTCGAGCCGAGCACGTACGAGGGCCCGACGGGCATCGTCGGGGTGCTGCAGCACGAGGCCGCGGCGCGGGACCTCCAGGCGGTGTCCCTGTGGGCGGCGGTGCCGCACTACGTCGCCAACCCGCCGTCACCGAAGGCGACGCTGGCGATCCTGGCGCGGATCGAGGAGCTGCTGGCCACGCCCGTGCCGCTGGGGGACCTGCCGGAGGACGCGGAGGCGTGGCAGGCCGGGGTGGACGAGCTCGCGGGCGAGGACGCCGAGATCGCGGAGTACGTGGCGCAGCTCGAGGAGGCGAAGGACGCCGTCGAGCTGCCGGAGGCGTCGGGCGAGGCGATCGCGCGCGAGTTCGAGCGCTACCTGCGGCGCCGCGACCCGGGTGCCGGCCCGGACAAGCGGGGCGGGCAGCCCGAGCTCTGA
- a CDS encoding HAD family hydrolase — MTSDAPALPAAVLWDMDGTLVDTEPYWIRAEHELVAAYGGSWSHEQALELVGNPLTVSAEILRDAGVDLPVEGIVDHLLGRVRHQVDLAVPWRPGARELLAALGGAGIPCALVTMSYSVLADAVVAHVPGAFTTLVTGDQVSRGKPDPEPYLVAAARLGVAVTGCVAIEDSPTGITSALAAGARTLGVEAVVPVEPRPGLSRADSLADVDLDVVRRIAAGEVVDLRA; from the coding sequence ATGACCTCCGACGCCCCCGCCCTGCCCGCCGCCGTCCTGTGGGACATGGACGGCACCCTCGTGGACACCGAGCCCTACTGGATCCGGGCCGAGCACGAGCTGGTCGCCGCGTACGGCGGGTCGTGGTCGCACGAGCAGGCGCTCGAGCTCGTCGGCAACCCCCTGACCGTCTCCGCGGAGATCCTCCGCGACGCCGGGGTCGACCTGCCCGTCGAGGGGATCGTCGACCACCTCCTCGGCCGGGTCCGCCACCAGGTCGACCTCGCGGTGCCGTGGCGACCCGGTGCCCGTGAGCTGCTCGCCGCGCTGGGCGGCGCGGGCATCCCCTGCGCCCTGGTCACCATGAGCTACTCCGTGCTCGCCGACGCCGTCGTGGCCCACGTCCCCGGCGCCTTCACCACCCTCGTGACCGGCGACCAGGTCTCCCGCGGCAAGCCCGACCCCGAGCCCTACCTCGTCGCCGCCGCGCGCCTGGGCGTCGCCGTGACCGGGTGCGTCGCCATCGAGGACTCACCCACCGGTATCACCTCGGCGCTCGCCGCCGGGGCCCGCACCCTCGGCGTGGAGGCCGTCGTCCCCGTCGAGCCCCGCCCCGGGCTGAGCCGGGCCGACAGCCTCGCGGACGTCGACCTCGACGTCGTGCGCCGCATCGCCGCGGGCGAGGTCGTCGACCTCCGGGCCTGA